A single window of Syntrophotalea acetylenica DNA harbors:
- a CDS encoding PP2C family protein-serine/threonine phosphatase has translation MMTTQFHSKADLDLASEVQQLLFPKGSPHCNWCCIGIENRMARGLGGDYFDFIPLADGCEVIFLGDVTGHGLQASVIMSLLYGFIHRGTADNCDPVDMASRVNDFLFSFARRSHRLDHFFSTTLFYGVIDPATLEMRYINNGQVQPLVRRGHKLIHLAATGSPLGYFEHTEIAEARFHFRRGDRFLLYTDGLVEAFNPRGQAFGMPGLERLMRHHKGGHTDFLDKLFGALAAFGAPDPPQDDCTAIAIDFGLPGR, from the coding sequence ATGATGACCACGCAGTTCCATAGCAAGGCAGATCTCGATCTGGCCAGTGAGGTTCAGCAACTGTTGTTCCCCAAAGGGTCGCCGCACTGCAATTGGTGCTGTATCGGTATCGAGAACCGCATGGCCCGTGGACTTGGCGGCGACTATTTCGATTTTATACCGCTCGCCGACGGCTGCGAGGTTATCTTTCTCGGAGATGTCACCGGTCATGGTTTGCAGGCATCGGTGATCATGTCGCTTTTGTACGGGTTCATACATCGCGGCACCGCCGACAACTGCGATCCTGTGGACATGGCCTCCCGGGTCAACGATTTTCTGTTTTCCTTTGCCCGGCGTTCCCACCGGCTCGATCATTTTTTTTCCACTACCCTGTTCTACGGGGTGATCGATCCTGCCACGCTGGAAATGCGCTATATCAACAATGGTCAGGTGCAACCCCTGGTAAGGCGCGGGCACAAACTCATTCATCTTGCTGCCACCGGGTCGCCATTGGGGTATTTCGAACACACGGAAATTGCCGAAGCCCGTTTCCATTTCAGACGCGGCGACCGTTTCCTGCTGTATACTGATGGCCTGGTCGAGGCGTTCAATCCCCGGGGGCAGGCTTTTGGCATGCCGGGGCTCGAACGGTTGATGCGCCATCACAAAGGCGGCCACACCGATTTTCTCGACAAGCTGTTCGGTGCCCTCGCAGCATTCGGCGCTCCCGATCCACCCCAGGACGATTGCACCGCGATCGCCATAGATTTTGGTCTTCCCGGGAGATAA
- the ttcA gene encoding tRNA 2-thiocytidine(32) synthetase TtcA produces MPIVEDKLFRKIKKLAGRAIGDFNLIEEGDRIAVAVSGGKDSWTLLHILDSLRRRAPVRYELVAVNVDPGFSGYRTDIMEAHLKEHGFAYHMERTDCAAIIREKLRPGSSVCAFCARLRRGALYSVADRLGCNKLALGHHLDDFIETLLLNQFFVGTLAAMSARLLADNGRHTVIRPLVYVEESDVAAFARNNDLPSIPCGCPEEVRTDLNRRRMKQLIGQLAQEIPHLRSSLVGALGNVQPRHLLDANLKDFGSDKPG; encoded by the coding sequence TTGCCGATTGTCGAAGATAAGCTGTTTCGCAAGATAAAAAAACTGGCCGGCAGGGCCATCGGGGATTTCAACCTCATTGAAGAGGGGGACCGAATCGCGGTGGCCGTATCCGGCGGCAAGGATTCCTGGACCCTGCTGCATATTCTCGACAGCTTGAGGCGCCGGGCGCCGGTGCGTTACGAACTGGTTGCCGTCAATGTCGATCCCGGGTTTTCCGGTTATCGTACGGATATCATGGAAGCGCATCTGAAGGAGCACGGCTTCGCCTACCACATGGAGCGTACCGATTGCGCTGCCATTATCCGGGAGAAATTGCGTCCCGGGTCGTCTGTTTGCGCGTTTTGTGCCCGGTTGCGGCGGGGTGCTTTGTATTCGGTAGCCGATCGGCTGGGGTGCAACAAGTTGGCGTTGGGGCATCATCTGGACGATTTCATCGAGACGCTGCTGCTCAATCAGTTTTTTGTCGGCACCCTGGCCGCCATGAGTGCCAGACTGCTGGCGGACAACGGCCGACATACGGTGATCCGCCCGCTGGTCTATGTGGAGGAAAGCGATGTTGCCGCTTTTGCGCGGAACAACGACCTGCCCAGCATTCCCTGCGGTTGTCCTGAAGAGGTTCGCACCGACCTTAACCGCCGCCGTATGAAACAGCTGATTGGCCAGCTGGCGCAGGAAATCCCGCATCTGCGCAGCAGTCTTGTCGGCGCGCTGGGCAACGTGCAGCCCAGACATCTGCTGGATGCCAACCTCAAGGATTTCGGTAGTGACAAGCCGGGCTGA
- a CDS encoding aldehyde ferredoxin oxidoreductase C-terminal domain-containing protein: MHIVRVNMSDLTVKTEEVPAEWKTLGGRALTTTIVASEVVPTCHPLGPNNKLVFAPGMLSGTPAANSGRMSCGGKSPLTYGIKESNSGGTTAQQFAKLGIHAMIIEGRPAEDKWYRLHVDKDGVTIHEETEVVGMQNFAVIAEMEKRFGDKVGVMSIGIPGEKRMAAANISVKDPDHKIRSHGRGGMGAVMGSKKIKCITVDGTGAGKVEIADPEKFKKAAKVFAKALLDHPVSGQGLPTYGTNILVNILHEAGGLPTKNFRYGQCDHHDKISGETMHDTIVERKGHPKHGCHAGCMIQCSQVYNDKDGNYLTSGFEYETIWGLGADCLIQDLDDIATCDNIMDDIGIDSIEGVVTMGVVMEAGIIPWGDGKGAIRLLREEVGKGTPLGHIIGNGTGSVGQAYGLTRVPVVKNQGIPAYDPRSVKGIGITYATSTMGADHTSGYCIATNILKCGGFVDPLSKEGQVELSRNLQIGTAVIDSTGMCVFVAFPMLDIPECAEALNDMVAARFGIELDNDGVVALGKKILKMEHEFNLAAGMSNADDRLPEFFSLETVPPHNAIWDFTDAEIDEFWNF, translated from the coding sequence ATGCACATCGTTCGCGTCAACATGTCCGATCTGACGGTCAAGACGGAGGAAGTCCCGGCCGAATGGAAAACCCTCGGCGGTCGTGCCCTGACCACCACTATCGTGGCATCCGAGGTTGTCCCGACCTGCCATCCTCTGGGACCCAACAACAAGCTGGTGTTTGCGCCCGGCATGTTGTCCGGCACGCCGGCCGCCAACTCCGGCCGTATGTCCTGTGGCGGCAAAAGCCCGCTGACCTACGGCATCAAGGAATCCAACTCCGGCGGAACCACCGCCCAGCAGTTCGCCAAGCTCGGCATCCATGCCATGATTATCGAAGGCCGTCCGGCCGAGGATAAATGGTATCGGCTGCACGTGGACAAGGACGGCGTAACCATCCACGAAGAGACCGAGGTGGTCGGCATGCAGAACTTCGCCGTTATCGCTGAAATGGAAAAACGTTTTGGCGACAAGGTCGGCGTCATGTCCATCGGCATCCCCGGCGAAAAGCGCATGGCGGCGGCCAACATTTCGGTGAAGGACCCCGACCACAAAATCCGGTCTCATGGCCGGGGCGGCATGGGCGCGGTCATGGGCTCCAAAAAAATCAAGTGCATCACCGTCGACGGTACCGGCGCCGGCAAGGTCGAAATTGCCGATCCCGAGAAATTCAAAAAAGCCGCCAAGGTGTTTGCCAAGGCGTTGCTGGATCATCCCGTTTCCGGTCAGGGGCTGCCGACTTACGGCACCAACATCCTGGTCAATATCCTTCATGAAGCAGGTGGTCTGCCGACCAAGAACTTCCGTTACGGCCAGTGCGATCATCACGACAAGATTTCCGGCGAGACCATGCATGACACCATCGTCGAGCGCAAGGGACACCCCAAGCACGGTTGCCATGCCGGATGTATGATCCAGTGCTCGCAGGTCTACAACGACAAGGACGGCAACTATCTTACCTCCGGTTTTGAGTACGAGACTATCTGGGGACTTGGCGCCGACTGCCTCATCCAGGATCTGGACGATATCGCTACCTGTGACAATATCATGGATGACATCGGCATCGACTCCATCGAGGGCGTGGTCACCATGGGTGTGGTCATGGAGGCCGGCATCATCCCCTGGGGGGACGGTAAAGGGGCCATCCGCCTGCTGCGCGAAGAGGTCGGCAAGGGCACGCCGCTCGGTCACATTATCGGCAACGGTACCGGTTCGGTCGGACAAGCCTACGGACTGACCCGGGTTCCGGTGGTCAAAAATCAGGGGATCCCGGCCTACGACCCCCGTTCGGTCAAGGGCATCGGCATCACCTATGCGACCTCGACCATGGGTGCTGACCATACCTCGGGCTATTGCATCGCCACCAATATTCTCAAATGTGGTGGTTTCGTCGATCCTCTGAGCAAGGAAGGCCAGGTTGAGCTGTCACGCAATCTGCAGATCGGCACTGCCGTCATCGACAGCACCGGCATGTGCGTTTTCGTGGCTTTCCCGATGCTCGACATTCCCGAGTGCGCCGAAGCGCTGAATGATATGGTGGCCGCCCGTTTCGGCATTGAGCTGGATAATGACGGCGTTGTCGCGCTGGGCAAGAAAATTCTCAAGATGGAGCATGAATTCAATCTGGCCGCCGGCATGAGCAACGCTGATGACCGCCTGCCCGAGTTCTTTTCTCTTGAGACAGTGCCTCCGCACAATGCCATCTGGGATTTCACCGACGCAGAAATCGATGAATTCTGGAATTTCTGA
- a CDS encoding PAS domain S-box protein codes for MVQNAKNEAGARGRHDQTGGENLLQDFEFHQLQCIFSATTNLVMVADHQGMVFQLNPAAEHFFVEYAWCGVPFWELLELPAADLEAALRAYAPDTHHEIFLSRSGQWFNLRLVAYAPHADGPRGFILILNDITWLVDNRQHLEKLVAERTQALANSEKMLRLIFQSVGNGIVLLGDAYRIVKANQRAGQIYGCDPQQLLGRDLRDLIDNHGRWTLMSCVAALSGESSMSAEMQVRRCDGGMLPASFMVTRVEIDGHLFWPVIVRDISRQKALERRLRLEKQQVEEMNVTLRNVMKSVDGQRKEFEQNLARRIRSHLLPALERIASEPSEAIRSSYIDLVREQLIGLTSGTAAELDAGLMKLSRTEMRICQFIQAGCSTNDICEAMNLAFETVQTHRKNIRRKLGLRGKNVNLHSYLIGRRVSAGQEDAG; via the coding sequence ATGGTACAGAATGCGAAGAATGAGGCCGGAGCAAGGGGCAGGCACGACCAGACCGGTGGGGAGAACCTTCTGCAGGATTTTGAATTTCATCAATTGCAGTGCATCTTCTCCGCCACCACCAACCTGGTCATGGTCGCCGACCATCAGGGAATGGTTTTTCAGCTCAACCCCGCCGCCGAGCATTTTTTTGTCGAATATGCATGGTGTGGCGTGCCTTTCTGGGAGTTGCTCGAATTGCCCGCAGCTGATCTGGAGGCAGCCTTGCGCGCCTATGCGCCGGATACTCACCATGAGATTTTTCTTTCGCGGTCCGGGCAGTGGTTCAATCTGCGGCTGGTTGCCTATGCGCCCCATGCCGACGGGCCAAGGGGATTTATCCTTATCCTCAACGATATCACCTGGCTGGTCGACAACCGTCAGCATCTCGAGAAGCTGGTCGCGGAGCGGACCCAGGCTCTGGCCAATTCCGAGAAAATGCTACGCCTTATCTTTCAGTCCGTCGGCAACGGCATTGTGCTGCTTGGCGACGCTTACCGGATTGTCAAAGCCAACCAGCGCGCCGGCCAGATTTATGGTTGCGACCCGCAACAACTGCTTGGCCGGGATCTTAGGGATCTGATCGATAATCACGGCCGCTGGACGCTGATGTCCTGTGTCGCGGCGCTGTCTGGCGAATCGAGCATGAGCGCCGAAATGCAGGTGCGGCGCTGTGACGGCGGCATGCTTCCGGCCAGTTTTATGGTAACCCGCGTCGAGATCGACGGGCACTTGTTCTGGCCGGTGATCGTGCGGGACATTTCCCGCCAGAAAGCCCTCGAAAGACGTCTGCGGCTGGAAAAACAGCAGGTGGAAGAGATGAACGTTACCTTGCGCAACGTCATGAAGAGCGTCGACGGGCAGCGCAAGGAATTCGAGCAGAACCTGGCGCGACGCATCCGTTCCCATCTGCTGCCGGCGCTGGAACGCATTGCCAGTGAACCGTCGGAGGCCATCCGCTCCAGTTATATCGACCTGGTGCGGGAGCAGCTCATCGGCCTGACCAGCGGTACCGCGGCGGAACTCGATGCGGGGCTGATGAAACTGAGCAGAACCGAAATGCGCATCTGCCAGTTCATTCAGGCCGGATGCTCCACCAATGATATTTGCGAAGCCATGAATCTGGCCTTTGAAACGGTACAGACCCATCGGAAAAACATCCGCCGCAAGCTGGGGCTGCGCGGCAAAAATGTCAACCTGCACTCCTATCTTATCGGACGTCGTGTCTCTGCCGGCCAAGAAGATGCCGGCTGA